One window of the Oncorhynchus gorbuscha isolate QuinsamMale2020 ecotype Even-year linkage group LG17, OgorEven_v1.0, whole genome shotgun sequence genome contains the following:
- the LOC124002154 gene encoding probable E3 ubiquitin-protein ligase HERC6 isoform X1 — protein MWRPAFNFTNTGCVQLEQGHRRATGTRGHNRLLVPESGMFMYSDTKTLAWFPAKPRVEKKRYFLFGVLCGMALYNNNMVHFPFTMAFFKKLVNIKASLEDLREFSPIEAGTLQYILDYPDDDVENMDMTFSVMWGDIAVDLVTSANKQDYSNIYN, from the exons ATGTGGAGACCAGCATTCAATTTCACTAACACAGG CTGTGTTCAGCTGGAGCAAGGACACCGCCGGGCGACTGGGACTAGGGGACACAACAG GCTGTTGGTACCCGAGTCTGGGATGTTCATGTACAGCGACACCAAGACGCTGGCCTGGTTCCCTGCAAAG CCTAGAGTGGAGAAGAAGCGTTATTTCCTGTTTGGGGTTCTCTGTGGGATGgccctgtacaacaacaacatggtgcACTTCCCCTTCACCATGGCATTCTTCAAGAAGCTGGTGAACATCAAGGCCTCTTTAGAGGACTTGAGAGAGTTTAGCCCCATTGAAGCAGG GACTTTGCAGTACATCTTGGATTATCCTGATGATGATGTCGAAAATATGGACATGACTTTCTCA GTGATGTGGGGTGACATAGCGGTGGACCTCGTCACAAGTGCTAACAAGCAAGATTATAGCAATATTTACAACTGA
- the LOC124002154 gene encoding probable E3 ubiquitin-protein ligase HERC6 isoform X2, producing the protein MMGICARSRESSISFASDSLKENSLSSSRLLVPESGMFMYSDTKTLAWFPAKPRVEKKRYFLFGVLCGMALYNNNMVHFPFTMAFFKKLVNIKASLEDLREFSPIEAGTLQYILDYPDDDVENMDMTFSVMWGDIAVDLVTSANKQDYSNIYN; encoded by the exons atgatggggatttgtgcccgttcccgagaaagcagtatatccttcgcatCGGACTCCTTAAAGGAAAAttctttgtccagttcgag GCTGTTGGTACCCGAGTCTGGGATGTTCATGTACAGCGACACCAAGACGCTGGCCTGGTTCCCTGCAAAG CCTAGAGTGGAGAAGAAGCGTTATTTCCTGTTTGGGGTTCTCTGTGGGATGgccctgtacaacaacaacatggtgcACTTCCCCTTCACCATGGCATTCTTCAAGAAGCTGGTGAACATCAAGGCCTCTTTAGAGGACTTGAGAGAGTTTAGCCCCATTGAAGCAGG GACTTTGCAGTACATCTTGGATTATCCTGATGATGATGTCGAAAATATGGACATGACTTTCTCA GTGATGTGGGGTGACATAGCGGTGGACCTCGTCACAAGTGCTAACAAGCAAGATTATAGCAATATTTACAACTGA